A stretch of Pseudomonas sp. CCC3.1 DNA encodes these proteins:
- a CDS encoding cyclic peptide export ABC transporter: protein MSKPATPRTSPGVLRELFTLLKPFRLIVSLSIVLGMIGGLSVTVLLATINSALHAENGLTQQVVALFAGLCVLALISSIGSDIGSNYVGQHIIAKLRKELGEKVLSAPISQIERYRSHRLIPVLTHDVDTISDFAFAFAPLAISLTVTLGCMGYLAMLSWPMFLMMLVAIAIGTVIQYIARGYGINGFEQAREAEDDLQKHYNAIAEGAKELRIHRPRRQRMFVSGIQRTAQKICDIQVRSINTFVIAKSLGSMLFFVVIGLALAMQSLWPSNNPGVISGFVLVLLYMKGPLEHLISTLPIISRAQIAFRRIADLSEQFNSPEPHLLLSEQGSQDNTINSLELLDVSYSFAPVDDHAPFRLGPVNLTIKQGDIVFIVGENGCGKTTLIKLLLGLYAPQHGEILLNGQPVTAERRDDYRQLFTTIFADYYLFDDVVQGDMRIPQDAEQYLKRLEISHKVSITDGQFSTTDLSTGQRKRLALVNAWLEERPVLVFDEWAADQDPTFRRIFYTELLPDLKRLGKTIIVISHDDRYFDIADQLVRMDSGKVSTALDVA from the coding sequence ATGAGCAAGCCCGCTACGCCCCGCACGTCCCCGGGGGTTCTTCGAGAACTGTTTACTCTGCTCAAGCCGTTCCGGCTGATCGTCAGTCTGTCGATAGTGCTGGGCATGATCGGCGGGCTAAGCGTCACGGTGCTGCTGGCCACTATCAACAGCGCCCTGCACGCCGAAAACGGCCTGACCCAACAGGTTGTCGCGCTGTTTGCCGGGCTCTGTGTGCTGGCACTGATCAGCAGTATTGGCTCTGACATCGGCAGCAATTATGTCGGCCAGCACATCATTGCCAAGCTGCGCAAAGAGCTGGGAGAGAAGGTGCTCTCGGCACCCATTTCGCAAATCGAACGCTATCGCAGCCATCGGCTGATTCCGGTGCTGACCCACGATGTCGACACCATCAGCGATTTCGCTTTTGCCTTTGCCCCGCTGGCTATTTCCCTGACGGTGACCTTGGGCTGCATGGGGTATCTGGCCATGCTCTCGTGGCCAATGTTTTTGATGATGCTGGTGGCGATTGCGATCGGCACGGTGATTCAATACATCGCTCGCGGCTATGGGATTAACGGCTTTGAGCAAGCCCGTGAAGCCGAAGATGACCTGCAAAAGCATTACAACGCCATTGCCGAGGGCGCCAAGGAGCTGCGTATCCATCGCCCGCGCCGCCAGCGCATGTTCGTTTCGGGGATCCAGCGCACCGCGCAAAAGATTTGTGACATTCAGGTGCGCTCAATCAACACCTTCGTCATCGCCAAAAGCCTCGGCTCGATGCTGTTTTTCGTGGTAATCGGTCTGGCGCTGGCCATGCAGTCGTTGTGGCCCAGCAACAACCCCGGCGTGATCAGCGGCTTCGTGCTGGTGCTGTTGTACATGAAAGGTCCGCTGGAACATTTGATCAGCACCCTGCCGATCATCAGCCGCGCGCAAATCGCCTTCCGGCGCATTGCCGACTTGTCCGAACAATTCAACTCGCCCGAACCGCACCTGCTGCTCAGCGAACAGGGCTCCCAGGACAACACCATCAACAGCCTGGAGCTGCTGGACGTCAGCTACAGCTTCGCGCCGGTGGACGACCATGCGCCTTTCCGCCTGGGGCCGGTGAACCTGACGATCAAGCAGGGCGACATTGTGTTTATCGTCGGTGAAAACGGCTGCGGCAAAACCACCCTGATCAAGCTGCTGCTGGGCCTGTATGCCCCGCAACACGGCGAAATCCTCCTCAACGGCCAGCCGGTGACGGCCGAGCGTCGCGATGACTATCGCCAATTGTTCACCACCATTTTTGCCGACTACTACCTGTTCGACGACGTGGTGCAAGGCGACATGCGCATCCCGCAGGACGCCGAGCAGTACCTCAAGCGTCTGGAAATCTCGCACAAGGTCAGTATCACTGACGGCCAGTTCAGCACCACCGACCTTTCGACCGGCCAGCGCAAGCGCCTGGCACTGGTCAACGCCTGGCTTGAAGAGCGCCCGGTGCTGGTGTTTGACGAGTGGGCGGCCGACCAGGACCCGACCTTCCGGCGCATTTTCTACACCGAACTGCTGCCAGACCTTAAGCGGCTGGGCAAAACCATCATCGTGATCTCCCACGACGACCGTTATTTCGATATCGCCGACCAATTGGTGCGCATGGACAGCGGCAAGGTCAGCACGGCGCTGGATGTCGCCTGA
- a CDS encoding AGE family epimerase/isomerase has product MTDLTRASDSWLTSASHQQWLHDQGQALVDFAKAARLPFGFASLDRFGKRPNDAQTDTVTTARMVHSFALAHIQGLPGCAPLIDHGIAALTGALRDATHGGWFATPNAQDGNRRKAAYLHAFVALAASSAVVAGRQGAAELLAEAVGVLERHFWSEDEGALLESFAEDWSDCEAYRGANSNMHGTETFLVLADVLDEDLWLDRALRIAERVIHQHAAQSDHLPIEHFDAQWQPLPDYNRDNPADPFRPFGKTPGHAFEWARLLLHLEAARKQRGMPSPDWLLEDARQLFHSACRHGWNVDGEAGIVYTLDWNHQPVVRERLHWTLAEAAAAAAALVQRTAEPEYDEWYQRFWDYIDLHLIDRQNGSWHHELGPDNLPSENIWPGKPDLYHAYQATLLPRLPLAISLASALKLRR; this is encoded by the coding sequence ATGACCGATCTCACGCGTGCCAGCGACAGCTGGTTGACCTCAGCTTCCCATCAACAGTGGTTGCACGATCAAGGCCAGGCACTGGTGGATTTCGCCAAAGCGGCCCGTCTTCCGTTCGGTTTTGCCAGCCTCGACCGCTTTGGCAAACGCCCGAACGATGCACAGACAGACACTGTCACCACCGCCCGCATGGTTCACAGCTTCGCCCTCGCCCATATTCAGGGCCTGCCAGGCTGTGCACCGCTGATTGATCACGGTATCGCGGCCTTGACCGGCGCGTTACGCGATGCCACCCATGGCGGCTGGTTCGCCACCCCGAATGCGCAAGACGGCAATCGACGCAAAGCCGCCTACCTGCATGCCTTTGTCGCCTTGGCCGCCAGCTCTGCCGTGGTTGCCGGGCGCCAGGGCGCTGCCGAGTTACTGGCCGAAGCAGTGGGGGTTCTTGAGCGGCATTTCTGGTCAGAAGACGAAGGGGCATTGCTGGAAAGCTTTGCTGAAGACTGGAGCGACTGCGAAGCGTATCGCGGCGCCAACAGCAATATGCATGGCACCGAAACCTTTCTGGTACTGGCCGATGTGCTCGACGAGGACCTGTGGCTCGACCGTGCGCTGCGTATCGCTGAACGGGTGATTCATCAACACGCGGCGCAGTCCGATCATTTGCCCATTGAACACTTCGATGCGCAGTGGCAGCCGCTGCCCGACTACAACCGCGACAATCCGGCAGACCCTTTTCGGCCTTTCGGCAAAACCCCAGGCCATGCATTCGAATGGGCTCGCCTGTTGTTGCACCTTGAGGCCGCCCGCAAACAGCGCGGCATGCCGAGCCCTGACTGGCTGCTGGAAGATGCCCGGCAACTGTTCCACAGCGCTTGTCGCCATGGCTGGAACGTCGATGGTGAGGCAGGCATTGTCTACACCCTGGACTGGAACCATCAGCCGGTGGTGCGTGAGCGCTTGCACTGGACCCTGGCCGAAGCGGCTGCGGCGGCCGCAGCGTTGGTGCAACGCACCGCCGAGCCTGAATATGACGAGTGGTATCAGCGTTTCTGGGACTACATCGACCTGCACCTGATAGACCGTCAGAACGGCAGTTGGCACCACGAACTGGGGCCGGACAACTTGCCCTCAGAAAACATCTGGCCCGGCAAGCCGGATCTTTACCATGCTTACCAGGCCACATTATTACCGCGCTTGCCGCTGGCGATCAGCCTGGCCAGCGCGCTCAAACTGCGCCGCTGA
- a CDS encoding LysR family transcriptional regulator — translation MDLDLARTFLEIVRCGSLAAAAEKLHITQTAVTARVQKLESLLGTGLFVRNRAGAKLTPDGEAFVVYANQLLQTWEAARRDVPRPEGLHKMLHIGGEVSLCNPLILSWAKALRQHLTTHALRIQIRDGEHLLRQIEMGLMDAALVYQPAYWPGMQVEQLLEEKLIQIRRPALPDPYVYVDWGEDFRRQHDAALPDKARAPISFNLGPVALHYILENGGSGYFRTRVVKSYLDSGVLERVPKAPEFNYPTYLVYSRERDSAALQHAIELLRERVKEDGDWSQRWGPEI, via the coding sequence ATGGACCTCGACCTGGCCCGTACCTTCCTCGAAATCGTTCGCTGCGGCAGCCTTGCGGCAGCCGCCGAAAAACTCCACATCACCCAGACCGCCGTCACTGCCAGGGTGCAAAAGCTTGAAAGCCTGCTCGGGACAGGCCTGTTTGTGCGTAATCGCGCCGGGGCCAAATTGACCCCCGACGGCGAAGCCTTCGTGGTCTATGCCAACCAATTGCTGCAAACCTGGGAAGCCGCCCGTCGCGATGTGCCGCGCCCCGAGGGCCTGCACAAAATGCTTCACATCGGCGGTGAAGTCAGCCTGTGTAACCCACTGATCCTGAGTTGGGCCAAAGCCCTGCGCCAACACCTCACCACGCACGCCTTGCGGATCCAGATTCGTGACGGCGAGCATTTGTTGCGCCAGATCGAAATGGGTTTGATGGATGCCGCGCTGGTGTATCAACCGGCGTATTGGCCGGGGATGCAAGTGGAGCAGTTGCTCGAAGAAAAACTGATCCAGATTCGCCGCCCCGCCCTGCCCGATCCTTATGTGTACGTGGACTGGGGCGAAGACTTCCGCCGCCAGCATGACGCGGCCCTGCCCGACAAGGCCCGAGCGCCCATCAGCTTCAACCTGGGGCCCGTGGCGTTGCATTACATTCTGGAAAACGGCGGCAGCGGCTACTTCCGCACCCGAGTGGTCAAAAGTTACCTGGACAGCGGCGTACTCGAACGCGTGCCCAAAGCCCCCGAATTCAACTACCCGACCTATCTGGTGTATTCACGCGAGCGCGACAGTGCGGCTTTGCAGCACGCCATCGAACTGCTGCGCGAACGGGTTAAAGAAGACGGCGACTGGTCGCAGCGCTGGGGCCCGGAAATTTAA
- the pvdM gene encoding pyoverdine-tailoring dipeptidase-like protein PvdM, with protein MTKPRTKKALLIGIPLALAVSIGGGFLLWDAFFKGNAGYPLNIVKQADELQDRLLSFDSHITVPLELGSAGNEADKDGPGQFDLAKAAKGRLSGAALTIFGWPEIWNGPNAPHRPTAGFVEAARNEQEVRYQIISGMVRDFPNQVAIAYTPDDFRRLHGEGKFAIFISMLNAYPLGNDLDQLDKWAARGMRMFGFSYVGNNDWADSSRPLPFFNDTADALNGLSETGKQAVQRLNDLGVIIDVSQMSSKALEQVSQLSRTPMVASHSAPRALVDIPRNLSDREMQLIKNSGGVVQIVGFATYLRPLSQASQDKLNTLRSQFDLPPLHNLEMALMPGDAIITVWPEQRFGQYASGLYGIVEQEPKATLKDYGDAIDYAVKKIGIDHVGISSDFNDGGGLDGWKDVSETRNVTAELLQRGYSEADIAKLWGGNFLRVWDSVQKAAKPTS; from the coding sequence ATGACTAAACCACGCACTAAAAAAGCCCTGTTGATCGGTATTCCTCTCGCGCTGGCCGTGTCCATCGGCGGCGGATTTCTTCTCTGGGACGCGTTTTTCAAGGGTAATGCGGGCTACCCGTTGAACATCGTCAAGCAAGCCGATGAACTGCAAGACCGACTGTTGTCATTCGACAGCCATATCACCGTGCCGCTGGAACTCGGCAGCGCGGGCAATGAGGCTGACAAAGACGGCCCCGGCCAGTTCGACCTGGCCAAGGCGGCCAAAGGGCGTCTTTCCGGTGCGGCCCTGACGATTTTCGGCTGGCCCGAAATCTGGAACGGCCCCAACGCCCCGCACCGCCCAACAGCCGGCTTTGTCGAAGCGGCGCGCAATGAACAGGAAGTGCGCTACCAAATCATCAGCGGCATGGTTCGAGACTTTCCCAATCAAGTGGCAATTGCCTACACCCCGGATGACTTTCGGCGCCTGCACGGCGAAGGCAAGTTTGCGATTTTCATCAGCATGCTTAACGCCTACCCGCTGGGTAACGACCTCGACCAGCTCGACAAATGGGCCGCGCGCGGCATGCGCATGTTTGGTTTCAGTTATGTCGGCAACAACGACTGGGCCGACTCTTCGCGGCCGCTGCCGTTTTTCAATGACACCGCTGATGCGCTCAATGGCCTGTCCGAGACCGGCAAGCAGGCCGTGCAGCGCCTAAACGATCTGGGCGTGATCATCGATGTGTCGCAAATGTCGAGCAAAGCGCTGGAGCAAGTCAGCCAGCTCAGCCGCACGCCAATGGTCGCCTCGCACTCGGCGCCGCGGGCACTGGTAGACATCCCGCGCAACCTCAGCGACCGGGAAATGCAGCTGATTAAAAACAGCGGTGGCGTGGTGCAAATTGTCGGTTTTGCGACCTACTTGCGGCCGCTGAGCCAGGCCAGCCAAGACAAGCTCAACACCCTGCGCAGCCAGTTCGACTTGCCGCCTTTGCATAATCTGGAAATGGCCCTGATGCCCGGCGACGCGATCATTACCGTGTGGCCTGAACAACGTTTCGGTCAGTACGCCAGCGGCCTGTACGGCATCGTCGAGCAAGAGCCCAAAGCCACCCTCAAAGACTATGGCGATGCCATTGACTACGCCGTGAAGAAAATCGGTATCGACCATGTCGGCATCAGTTCCGACTTCAACGATGGCGGCGGGCTGGATGGCTGGAAGGACGTGAGCGAAACCCGCAACGTCACCGCCGAACTGCTGCAACGCGGCTATAGCGAGGCGGACATCGCCAAGCTGTGGGGCGGCAACTTCCTGCGGGTTTGGGACTCCGTGCAAAAAGCCGCCAAACCGACCTCATAA
- a CDS encoding TonB-dependent siderophore receptor produces MPYVPLRPCLLALTITLSIAGHPLSALAESVTHQQGAVRAYDLPAAPMGVTLSRIARDSNLTLSISPALLQGKTSAPVHGMFTPQQAAERALAGSGLGLSVTDNGALSVYPLVETGALNLGATTVSARQAEDGRGPVDGFVATRSATATKTDTPILEVPQTINVVTADQVQVQGARDLTQALRYTPGLSTNGFTDRNTIADEITSRGFAPTLLYLDGAYLPSAGSLGGAPQIDPYTLERIEVLKGPSSVLYGQNQPGGMINLVSKRPSTEVKHQIKVGTGSFDRYNLAFDFTGPLDEAKTLSYRLLGVGNTGSEQVDYTEDSRKLLAPSVRWTPDDSTELTVYAQLQRDDGLADYQALPAVGSLYRNAQGNKIDRDAFLGDSKWNDYKRDQYVLGYQFSHAFNDVMTYRQSLSYIDVNDRYKGFYLNRFVTVDGVADTHASRTKLDWRQQNSSYTFDNHLQSDFATGALQHTLLVGLDYRHFTRKYQGYNLYGSEVIDLYNPTNYRTTGVPTLTTKWDNLVKQTGLYVQDQIKLDNFILTIGGRQDWAKVENNDLLANSRVSQNDNKFTGRVGLTYVTSFGLAPYISYTESFLPSVGTTAPERGSKAFVPVTGKQYEVGVKYQPNDSTLLTASVFDIKQQNVLTGDLQNPEYQVQDAEISSRGVELEAKSSLSHIDLIASLSYLDAFYSKSNYSTKGNRSEAQAPWAASLWTDYHFSGAVLHGLTLGGGARYTGKNNGDSANTFKTPSFVIYDATLSYDLAALDPSFKGVSTRLNVQNLFDREYVSSCNYSFGCYYGQQRTAALEVKYDW; encoded by the coding sequence ATGCCGTACGTCCCGCTAAGACCGTGCCTGCTGGCACTGACCATTACCCTGAGCATTGCTGGCCACCCGTTGAGTGCGCTGGCCGAGTCTGTGACCCACCAACAAGGCGCCGTTCGTGCCTACGATTTGCCAGCCGCCCCGATGGGGGTAACCCTGAGTCGGATTGCCCGTGACAGCAACCTGACACTGTCGATTTCTCCAGCATTGCTGCAAGGCAAAACCTCGGCACCGGTGCACGGCATGTTCACCCCGCAGCAGGCCGCTGAACGTGCGTTGGCAGGCAGTGGCCTGGGCTTGAGCGTGACTGACAACGGCGCATTGAGTGTTTACCCGCTGGTTGAAACGGGCGCATTGAATTTGGGTGCGACCACGGTTTCGGCGCGGCAGGCGGAGGACGGCCGTGGTCCGGTGGACGGCTTTGTGGCCACCCGCTCGGCCACTGCGACCAAGACCGATACGCCGATCCTGGAGGTCCCGCAGACCATCAACGTGGTCACGGCGGACCAGGTACAGGTGCAGGGCGCCCGTGACCTGACCCAGGCATTGCGTTACACGCCGGGCCTGAGCACCAATGGCTTTACTGATCGCAACACCATTGCTGACGAGATCACCAGCCGCGGATTTGCCCCGACCTTGCTCTATCTCGATGGCGCCTACTTGCCCTCGGCGGGCAGTCTGGGCGGCGCGCCGCAAATCGACCCGTACACCCTGGAACGCATCGAAGTGCTCAAAGGGCCGTCTTCAGTGCTGTACGGGCAAAACCAGCCTGGCGGCATGATCAACCTGGTGTCCAAGCGCCCCAGCACCGAGGTCAAGCATCAAATCAAGGTCGGCACCGGCAGTTTTGATCGCTACAACCTCGCGTTTGATTTCACCGGGCCGCTGGATGAAGCCAAAACCCTGAGCTACCGGCTGCTGGGTGTCGGCAACACTGGCAGCGAGCAAGTGGATTACACCGAAGATTCACGCAAGCTGCTGGCGCCAAGCGTGCGCTGGACCCCCGATGACAGCACTGAGCTGACGGTTTACGCGCAATTGCAGCGCGATGATGGCCTGGCCGATTATCAGGCACTGCCCGCCGTGGGCAGCCTGTACCGCAACGCCCAGGGCAACAAGATTGATCGCGATGCGTTCTTGGGTGACTCGAAATGGAACGACTACAAACGCGACCAATACGTGCTCGGCTATCAGTTTTCGCATGCCTTCAATGACGTCATGACCTACCGCCAAAGCCTGAGCTACATCGACGTCAATGATCGCTACAAGGGTTTTTACCTCAATCGCTTTGTCACTGTAGACGGGGTCGCAGACACCCATGCCAGCCGGACCAAGCTCGACTGGCGTCAGCAAAACAGTTCGTACACCTTCGATAACCACCTGCAAAGCGACTTCGCCACCGGGGCGTTGCAGCACACCTTGCTGGTGGGGCTCGACTACCGGCATTTCACCCGTAAATACCAGGGCTACAACCTGTATGGCAGCGAAGTCATCGACCTGTACAACCCGACGAACTACCGCACCACGGGCGTGCCGACCCTGACCACGAAATGGGACAACCTGGTCAAGCAAACCGGCCTGTATGTGCAGGATCAGATCAAGTTGGACAACTTCATCCTGACCATTGGCGGTCGCCAGGATTGGGCCAAGGTTGAAAACAATGACTTGCTGGCCAACTCGCGGGTGTCGCAAAACGACAACAAATTCACTGGGCGCGTGGGCCTGACCTATGTCACCTCGTTCGGCTTGGCGCCGTACATCAGCTACACCGAATCGTTCTTGCCGTCTGTGGGCACAACGGCTCCGGAGCGTGGCTCCAAGGCGTTCGTGCCGGTGACCGGCAAGCAATATGAGGTGGGGGTCAAGTACCAGCCCAATGACAGCACCTTGCTCACGGCGTCGGTGTTCGATATCAAGCAACAAAACGTGCTGACCGGCGACTTGCAGAACCCGGAATATCAGGTCCAGGACGCTGAGATAAGTTCGCGCGGGGTTGAGCTGGAAGCCAAGAGCAGCTTGAGCCATATCGACCTGATCGCTTCGCTGTCGTATCTGGACGCCTTTTACAGCAAGTCCAATTACAGCACTAAAGGCAACCGTAGCGAGGCGCAAGCGCCGTGGGCGGCCAGCCTCTGGACCGACTACCACTTCAGCGGGGCGGTACTGCATGGTCTGACCCTGGGGGGAGGGGCGCGCTACACCGGTAAAAACAATGGCGACTCGGCCAACACCTTCAAAACCCCGTCATTTGTGATTTACGACGCCACACTGAGTTATGACCTGGCGGCGCTCGACCCCAGTTTCAAAGGCGTCAGCACCCGCCTGAACGTGCAAAACCTGTTTGACCGCGAGTACGTGTCGTCGTGTAACTACAGCTTTGGCTGCTACTACGGCCAACAGCGCACGGCGGCGCTGGAGGTTAAATACGACTGGTGA
- a CDS encoding TonB-dependent siderophore receptor encodes MLRPNLNRTPLSIATQRQTVRRTLLSSALVASVLLGSSMVLAAPVALNIPAQSLASALNEFGKQANLQILYSPDQVQGIKSHSVSGSLEPVKALEALLQGSGVSYQLNGDTVIINAHQGKGLELGATTISGQSLGNTLVTEDSGSYTTGATASSTKLPLSIRETPQTVTVITRQLMDDQAAQSIGDVLRNAPGISTQAYDSDRMEYSARGYAITNFQYDGVNSKYDGVFDEGATKVDMALYDRVDIVKGATGLLSGSGEPSATVNLIRKKPTREFKASITGSVGSWDNYRTEGDISGPLNDDGSVRGRLVGVYQDADSYLDHYSKKNDVFYGIIEADLTPDTLLTFGMDYQKIKPRGSSWTGNPYYVSDYSKTDFSRSFNPATDWSRRDVTAQTVFASLEHRFANDWKVKGTLNQQTNDHDTQLGSASGGNPDPVTGEGMFFYWGKWEGHRVQNTADINASGPFTLFGREHELVVGATSQSSRQTGATFDATEFGLVPGSIFDWNGKYPQPNFPKNGKYEENTNQNSAYIAARFKPVDDLAVILGSRVSDFQYNDTYKYYVQSSTFSDNKTSSKQHGKVTPYAGVVYDLNDTYSTYASYTSIYKPVTEKSRSGNALAPTEGNSYELGLKGEYFGGRLNASVAVFRTEQKKLPIYAGIDGAGNTYYESVDGAKTKGIEFELAGELMPDWNVMAGYTYAQTKTNDGERLYGYPLETTKPENVARVFTTYRLPGVLDKVTVGGGVNWQSPFYGKIYNDSKGDYDIIEQDSYALVNLMTRYQYNEHLTFNLNANNVFDKKYLSGLGNFSTVYYGEPRSLTLTTKYTF; translated from the coding sequence ATGCTACGACCAAACTTGAACCGAACCCCTCTTTCGATCGCTACCCAGCGTCAGACTGTTCGCCGCACCCTGTTATCCAGCGCCCTTGTGGCATCGGTTTTACTGGGTTCATCCATGGTTCTGGCTGCTCCGGTGGCGTTGAATATTCCGGCTCAGTCGCTGGCCAGTGCGCTGAATGAATTTGGCAAACAAGCCAATCTGCAAATTCTCTACAGCCCGGATCAGGTTCAAGGCATCAAGTCGCATTCGGTCTCCGGCTCGCTGGAGCCCGTCAAGGCGCTCGAAGCCCTGCTGCAAGGCAGCGGCGTGTCGTATCAGCTCAACGGCGACACGGTGATTATCAACGCGCATCAGGGCAAAGGCCTGGAGTTGGGCGCCACCACGATTTCCGGCCAGAGCCTGGGCAACACGCTGGTGACCGAAGACTCCGGTTCCTACACCACCGGCGCCACGGCCAGCTCGACCAAACTGCCGCTGTCGATTCGCGAAACGCCGCAAACCGTGACAGTAATCACCCGCCAGTTGATGGACGATCAGGCCGCTCAGAGCATTGGCGATGTGCTGCGTAACGCACCGGGGATTTCCACCCAGGCCTACGACAGTGACCGCATGGAGTACTCGGCGCGTGGCTACGCCATCACCAACTTCCAGTACGACGGGGTCAACAGCAAATACGATGGCGTTTTCGATGAAGGCGCGACCAAGGTCGACATGGCCTTGTATGACCGCGTCGACATCGTCAAAGGCGCTACCGGTCTGCTGTCCGGCTCGGGGGAACCTTCGGCAACGGTCAACCTGATCCGCAAGAAACCGACCCGCGAATTCAAGGCATCGATCACCGGCAGCGTCGGCTCATGGGACAACTACCGCACCGAAGGCGATATTTCCGGCCCGCTTAATGACGATGGCAGCGTGCGCGGGCGCTTGGTGGGGGTGTATCAGGACGCCGACTCGTACCTGGATCACTACTCGAAAAAGAACGATGTGTTCTACGGCATCATCGAGGCCGATCTGACCCCGGACACCCTGCTGACTTTCGGCATGGACTACCAGAAGATCAAGCCGCGCGGCTCGTCCTGGACCGGCAACCCGTACTACGTCTCGGACTACAGCAAGACCGACTTCAGCCGTTCGTTCAACCCGGCCACTGACTGGAGCCGTCGCGATGTCACCGCACAAACGGTCTTCGCCTCCCTTGAACACCGTTTTGCCAACGACTGGAAAGTCAAAGGCACGCTGAATCAGCAAACCAACGACCACGACACCCAACTGGGCTCGGCCAGTGGCGGCAACCCGGACCCGGTCACCGGTGAAGGCATGTTTTTCTACTGGGGCAAGTGGGAAGGTCACCGCGTACAAAACACCGCAGACATCAACGCCTCCGGCCCGTTCACCCTGTTCGGCCGCGAGCATGAGCTGGTCGTAGGTGCCACGTCGCAGTCCTCACGACAAACCGGCGCCACCTTCGACGCCACTGAGTTTGGCCTAGTGCCTGGCAGCATCTTTGACTGGAACGGCAAATACCCGCAGCCCAACTTCCCGAAAAACGGCAAGTACGAAGAGAACACCAACCAGAACAGTGCTTACATCGCTGCGCGCTTCAAGCCGGTTGATGACCTGGCGGTGATCCTCGGCAGCCGCGTCAGCGACTTCCAGTACAACGACACCTACAAGTACTACGTGCAGTCATCGACGTTCAGTGACAACAAAACCAGCTCCAAGCAGCACGGCAAGGTCACGCCGTACGCCGGTGTGGTGTATGACCTGAATGACACCTACTCGACCTACGCCAGCTACACCTCGATCTATAAACCTGTCACCGAGAAAAGCCGTTCTGGCAACGCGCTAGCCCCCACAGAAGGCAACAGCTACGAACTCGGCCTGAAAGGCGAATACTTCGGCGGCCGCTTGAATGCCAGCGTGGCGGTGTTCCGCACCGAACAGAAAAAGCTGCCGATCTATGCCGGTATCGATGGCGCGGGCAATACCTACTACGAGTCGGTTGACGGTGCCAAGACCAAAGGCATCGAGTTTGAACTGGCGGGTGAGTTGATGCCGGACTGGAACGTCATGGCCGGTTACACCTATGCCCAGACCAAAACCAATGATGGCGAACGTCTGTATGGCTACCCGCTGGAGACCACCAAGCCGGAAAACGTGGCACGGGTGTTCACCACTTACCGCCTGCCGGGCGTGCTTGACAAAGTTACCGTGGGCGGCGGCGTGAACTGGCAGAGCCCGTTCTACGGCAAGATCTACAACGACTCGAAGGGTGACTACGACATCATCGAACAGGACAGCTACGCGCTGGTTAACCTGATGACCCGCTACCAGTACAACGAACACCTGACGTTCAACCTCAACGCCAACAACGTGTTCGACAAAAAATACCTGTCGGGCCTGGGCAACTTCAGCACCGTTTACTACGGCGAACCCCGCAGCCTGACGCTGACCACCAAGTACACGTTCTGA
- a CDS encoding formylglycine-generating enzyme family protein, whose translation MPTLKLLYCLPFAALIWASPSHAAEPGTVFKDCKNCPEMVALPTGSFTMGTPDDEVGREPDEGPMHTVTFSKPVAISRFQVTAAEFDAYIKETGVKIADGDDRPGRRCTASKPSYPQGPRQPAVCMDFADVKHYVSWLVKKTGKPYRMVSEATREYAARAGSTGPFPFPMDEGKDYSIATHANTYGPADGYSYSSPVGSYPANAFGVYDMHGNVYEWLADCKHNNYVGAPSDGSAWVTDCAGELMQIRGNDWGEAPVFSRSGNRNDIYPQTRGDWIGFRVERDL comes from the coding sequence ATGCCGACACTAAAACTGCTGTATTGCCTGCCTTTCGCCGCCCTGATCTGGGCCTCGCCAAGCCACGCGGCCGAGCCGGGCACGGTGTTCAAAGACTGCAAAAACTGCCCGGAAATGGTGGCGCTGCCCACCGGCAGTTTCACCATGGGGACACCAGACGATGAAGTCGGCCGCGAACCCGATGAGGGCCCGATGCACACCGTGACGTTCAGCAAGCCGGTTGCCATCAGTCGCTTTCAGGTCACGGCGGCTGAGTTCGACGCTTACATAAAGGAAACCGGGGTCAAGATTGCCGACGGCGATGACCGGCCCGGACGCAGATGCACCGCCAGCAAACCGAGCTACCCGCAAGGGCCACGCCAGCCTGCGGTGTGCATGGACTTTGCAGACGTTAAACACTACGTCAGCTGGCTGGTAAAAAAGACCGGCAAGCCCTACCGCATGGTCAGCGAAGCCACCCGCGAATACGCAGCACGCGCGGGCTCGACCGGGCCTTTTCCGTTCCCGATGGACGAAGGCAAGGACTACAGCATCGCCACACACGCCAACACCTACGGCCCGGCGGATGGCTATAGCTACAGCTCGCCGGTGGGCAGTTACCCGGCCAATGCCTTTGGCGTGTATGACATGCACGGCAACGTGTACGAATGGTTGGCGGACTGCAAACACAACAACTACGTGGGCGCGCCGAGCGATGGCAGCGCGTGGGTGACTGATTGCGCCGGTGAGCTGATGCAAATTCGTGGCAACGACTGGGGCGAAGCACCGGTGTTTTCACGTTCGGGCAATCGCAATGACATCTACCCGCAAACCCGTGGCGACTGGATCGGCTTTCGGGTTGAGCGCGACCTGTAG